The sequence CATCGCATTGTATTTTTATTAGATATCGAGAGTTAACGGATGTTATAGCACATAATTGTTGTACAGAAGTTATACAAACTGAGAAAAGGAGGGATCAGGATTGGAGAATATCGGGGATCTTTGGAGCAAAGCCTTAGAAAGCATCGAAAAAAAGATAAGCAAACCGAGCTTTGACACTTGGTTAAAGTCGACTAAGGCACATTCCATACAAGGGGACACTCTTGTCATTACAGCTCCAAATGAATTTGCGCGGGATTGGTTAGAAGGACGCTACTCTCAATTAATCTCCGGGGTTTTGTATGATATAACGGGCGAAGAATTGGTCGTGAAATTCATCATTCCTCAAAACCAGGAGCCGGAAGAGTTTGATATTCAATTACCGCCAAAGAAATCGATGAAAGACGATGATCAGCAGGATATCAATCAAAATATGCTGAACGCTAAATATACATTCGACACCTTTGTCATCGGTTCGGGCAACCGTTTCGCCCATGCTGCTTCTTTAGCTGTGGCTGAAGCACCTGCAAAAGCCTATAATCCCTTGTTTATTTATGGTGGAGTGGGACTGGGTAAAACTCACTTAATGCATGCGATCGGACATTATGTACTGGAGCATAATCCTGCTGCTAAAGTGGTTTATCTATCCTCTGAGAAATTCACGAACGAATTCATTAACTCCATTCGAGACAATAAAGCAGTCGATTTCCGCAATAAGTACCGCAGCGTTGATGTTTTATTAATAGATGACATTCAATTTTTAGCAGGAAAAGAACAAACACAAGAGGAATTTTTCCATACTTTTAATACCTTACATGAAGAAAGCAAGCAGATTGTCATTTCCAGTGATCGGCCACCGAAAGAAATTCCGACACTCGAAGACAGACTTCGCTCTCGATTCGAATGGGGTCTTATTACAGACATAACACCGCCAGATCTCGAGACGAGAATTGCGATTTTACGAAAAAAAGCAAAGGCTGAAGGATTGGACATTCCAAATGAAGCCATGCTTTATATAGCTAATCAAATCGATTCAAACATTCGTGAGTTAGAGGGCGCTTTAATCCGGGTTGTTGCGTACTCTTCTCTTATAAATAAAGATATTAACGCTGATCTGGCAGCTGAAGCTTTGAAAGATATCATTCCGAGCTCAAAACCGCGGGTTATCACCATCCAGGAAATTCAACGTGTCGTTGGAGAGCACTTCAATGTGAAGCTGGAAGACTTTAAGGCCAAGAAACGAACAAAGTCCATTGCGTTTCCCCGACAGATCGCTATGTATCTATCCAGGGAAATGACGGATTCTTCACTTCCAAAGATCGGGGAAGAGTTCGGCGGTCGGGATCACACGACTGTCATTCATGCTCATGAGAAGATCAGTACATTACTCGGAGCAGATGCTCTTCTTCAGCAGCAACTGAAAGAAATTCGTGAGTCTTTGAAGAGTTAATCTTACACACAAAAAAACTGGATAATGTGAATAACTAAGACAAACTAGCACACAGTCTGTCCACATGTGGATAGGCTGTGTTTACGTTGAATCCACACACTTATCCACATATCAACAGGCCCTACTACTTCTATTACTATTTTTTAAATAAATTATTAGTATATGATTCAGTCCATAAAATTATGTGCAAATTGGAGGAATAAATCATGAAATTTGTTATTCAAAGGGACTATCTTGTTCAAAGCGTCCAAGATGTCATGAAAGCAGTAACGTCAAGAACAACCATTCCCATTCTTACAGGAATAAAAATTATTGCTACTGAAGATGGCGTAACATTAACAGGTAGTGATTCAGATATTTCAATTGAATCTTTTATTCCGAATGAGGAAGAAGGTTCAGAAATTGTAGAGATCATGGAAACTGGAGGAATTGTTCTTCAAGCTAAGTTCTTTAGTGAAATCGTTAAGAAATTACCTAAAGATACAGTGGAAATTGAAGTTCAAAATCATTTCCAAACGGTTATTCGTTCGGGGCAGGCGGAATTTAATTTAAACGGTTTAGATCCGGAAGAGTACCCACATCTTCCTCAGATTGAAGAAGGAAACGGAATTAAAGTTTCAACCGATCTTCTAAAAACGATGATCAGACAGACCGTATTTGCAGTGTCCACCTCAGAAACACGCCCCATCTTGACAGGTGTAAACTGTCAGATTGAAAACGGGGAACTAAGCTGTATTGCAACAGATAGTCACAGACTTGCGATGAGAAAAGCGCCAATTGAAACAAATCATGATGCTTCATACAATATTGTGATTCCAGGGAAAAGCTTAAACGAGCTGAATAAAATCCTTGATGATACTGAAGAGCCTGTGGAAATCGTGATCACTGAAAACCAAGTGCTATTCAAAGCGAAGCACTTATTATTCTTCTCAAGATTATTAGAAGGGAATTACCCTGACACAAGTCGATTGATTCCTTCAGATACAAAAACAGAACTAACGCTGAATACGAAAGAATTTTTACAAGCGATAGACCGTGCGTCATTACTTGCCAGAGAAGGAAGAAACAACGTAGTGAAACTTTCAACTCTGGATGGCGGCATGATTGAGATTTCGTCTAACACACCGGAGATCGGGAAAGTAATCGAACAGGTGCAAAGCCAGTCCATTGAAGGAGAAGAACTGAAGATCTCCTTTAGTGCTAAATATATGATGGATGCGTTAAAGGCCATTGAAGGAACCGAAATTTATGTAAACTTCACTGGAGCCATGAGACCGTTCGTACTGAAACCACTTCATGATGATTCGATCCTTCAGTTGATTCTTCCAGTTAGAACGTACTAATGAATAGACAAGAGCCGATGCCTTTCACATGAGGTATTGGCTCTTTTTCTACACTTCATCTGGTAATTGAAGGAATTCCTCTCGTCTATTCAATGAAAAATCCAATGATAACAAGGACAAATTGCTCTGCGAGTCCTTGCTGATTTTTCGTTAGTTGTGACTTAACTCCATTTAGAGTAAAATAAGATATTAGAGACTTTATACGGAAAGTAGTGATTTTAGTGGCGAAAGAGATCACCATTGAAACAGAAATCATCACATTGGGACAATTCCTGAAGCTTGCTGAAGTAATTCAGTCCGGCGGGATGGCGAAGTGGTTCTTAAGTGAATATGAAGTATACATAAATGGCGAACAAGACCAAAGAAGAGGCAGAAAACTCACAATTGGTGACACAATTGAAATTCCGGAAGTAGGAGTATTTGTGGTTGCTGGAGAATAATAAAGGGTGTTATTTCCATGTACATTGAACAATTAGAATTAAGAAACTATCGAAATTACGAATCAATCGACGTGAGTTTCGAAAATAAGGTGAACGTAATTCTTGGAGAGAATGCTCAAGGGAAGACCAATATTATGGAGTCTATCTATGTACTGGCTATGGCTAAATCCCACCGGACTTCAAATGATAAAGATTTAATCCGTTGGGACGAGGAATATGCTAAAATAAAAGGTAGGATTCAGAAATATAATGGCGCGTTACCATTGGAGCTTGTCCTGTCAAAAAAGGGAAAAAAAGCGAAAAGTAATCACCTTGAACAATCTAAACTAAGTCAATATGTCGGCAATATGAATGTTGTCATGTTCGCGCCTGAAGATCTCCATTTAGTAAAAGGGAGCCCTCAAGTAAGGCGTCGTTTTATTGATATGGAAATCGGTCAGGTTTCTCCTGTTTATTTACATGATATCAGCCTTTATCAAAAAATATTACAGCAACGGAACCATTATCTGAAACAATTGCAAACGAGAAAACAAAAAGACCAGACCATGCTGGATGTCTTGACGGAACAGTTCATAGAGATGGCTGTGAAAATTACGAAAAAGCGCTTTGAGTTCGTTCAGCTGTTAGAAAGTTGGGCAAAACCGATCCATTCTGGGATATCCAGGAACTTAGAAACCTTAGAAATCGTATATAAACCGTCTTTAGATGTATCAGATAATCAAGAATGGTCAAAAATGGTAGATATATATGAGCAGAAATTTGATGGTATCCGCGAACGGGAAATTGATCGCGGTGTGACCCTGGTCGGGCCACATCGGGACGATCTTCAATTTATTGTGAATGGACGGGATGTTCAAACATTTGGATCGCAGGGGCAGCAACGGACAACAGCCCTCTCTGTGAAGCTTGCAGAAATCGAGCTGATTCATTCTGAAATTAAAGAATATCCCATCTTACTTCTTGATGATGTCTTGTCTGAATTAGATGATTATCGACAGTCACATTTACTAAATACCATCCAAGGGAAAGTTCAAACCTTTGTCACGACCACGAACGTGGATGGAATTGACCATCAAACCTTAAACGAAGCGACTACTTTTGAAGTGGAAGCCGGATCAATGAAAAGACTGAAATGAGGTGTTACCTTGTACATACATGTTGGAGAAGATGTCATGGTACGTACAGATGAAATCATCGCAATTATTGATCGAGACACCGTTCAATTTTCAGAGGAAATTCAACACTTCTTAAAAACGAAAGATAAAAACCTTTGTAATCTTGCAAAGGGTTCATATAAATCTCTTGTTATTACGTCTAATCAGTTGTATCTTTCACCACTGGCATCAAGTACGTTAAAGAAACGATCAAAGAAATACTCAAACTATGAGAATTTATTATAGAAATATAAAGCCCTGAAGGTTAGAAAGTGTAGGTGAATCAGTATGGCTATGGAACAAAAACAAGCGCAACAAGGTCAGTCCTATGATGAAAATCAGATTCAGGTTTTAGAAGGATTAGAGGCCGTTAGAAAAAGACCTGGTATGTATATTGGATCAACAAGCGGAAGAGGCTTGCATCACTTGGTGTGGGAAATTGTTGATAACAGTATCGATGAAGCGTTAGCCGGTTACTGTAATGAAATCGAAGTCATTATCGAAGAGGATAACAGTATTACTGTTACCGATAATGGACGTGGTATCCCTGTCGGTATTCACGAAAAAATGGGACGTCCTGCCGTTGAGGTAATCATGACGGTCCTTCACGCCGGTGGTAAGTTCGGCGGCGGCGGATATAAAGTATCCGGAGGTCTTCACGGGGTTGGGGCATCAGTTGTAAATGCTCTTTCCACAGAACTTGAGGTCCATGTTCATCGTGATGGAAACATCTATTATCAAAAATTCGAAAAAGGTGTTCCAAGCTTTGATCTTAAGGTGATCGGAGAAACGGATAAAACGGGGACTATCATTCACTTCACTCCAGATCCTGAAATCTTTACTGAAACGACGGAATACGAGTATGACACACTTGCAAACCGTATTCGCGAACTGGCTTTCTTAAACAGAGGGATCCAAATCAGCATTGAAGATAAGCGAGGAGAAGGGAAACGGAGAGACTACCATTACGAAGGTGGAATTAAGTCCTACGTTGAACATCTTAATCGTTCTAAAGAAGTCATCCATGAAGAACCAATCTACATTGAAGGCGAGAAAGACGAGATTACGATTGAAATCGCTCTTCAATATAACGATGGTTTCGCAAGTAATCTTTATTCCTTCGCCAATAATATCCATACACATGAAGGTGGAACCCATGAGTCCGGATTTAAAACGGCTTTAACGAGGGTCATAAACGACTATGCCCGAAAAAATAATGTGTTTAAAGAGAGCGATGCGAATCTTTCAGGGGAAGATGTTCGTGAAGGATTAACAGCCATTATCTCGATCAAACATCCTGACCCTCAATTCGAAGGTCAGACAAAAACCAAGCTCGGGAACTCAGAAGCAAGAACGATTACAGATTCCCTCTTCTCAGAGCATCTGGAAACGTTCTTACTTGAAAACCCGGTTGTCGCACGAAAAGTGGTAGAAAAAGGACTGATGGCTGCACGTGCCCGACTGGCTGCGAAAAAAGCAAGGGAGCTTACCCGTCGTAAGAGTGCCCTGGAGATTTCCAGCTTACCTGGTAAATTAGCAGACTGTTCTTCCAAAGACCCAAGCATCAGTGAGATCTACGTGGTTGAGGGTGACTCAGCCGGTGGATCTGCTAAACAAGGCCGTGATCGTCATTTCCAAGCCATTCTTCCTTTGCGGGGTAAAATCATCAACGTAGAAAAGGCACGTTTGGATAAGATCCTCTCAAATAACGAGGTCCGTGCGATTATAACCGCTCTAGGCACAGGGATTGGCGAAGACTTCAATCTGGCAAAAGCGAGATACCATAAAATCGTGATCATGACCGATGCCGACGTTGATGGCGCACATATTCGTACACTATTATTAACGTTCTTCTATCGCTACATGAGAAATATCATTGAAGCAGGCTACATCTACATCGCTCAACCTCCTTTGTACAAAATTCAACAAGGGAAGAAAATCGAGTATGCCTACAATGATAAAGAACTGGATCGCATCCTTGCAGAAATCTCCCCGACACCTAAACCTGGAATCCAGCGTTACAAGGGTCTTGGAGAAATGAATCCTGAGCAGCTTTGGGAAACGACGATGGATCCGGAATCAAGAACCCTGCTGCAAGTAAGTCTTCAAGATGCGATTGAGGCTGACGAAACCTTTGATATCCTGATGGGTGACAAAGTTGAGCCGAGACGTAACTTCATCGAAGAAAACGCAGCTTACGTTAAGAATTTGGATATCTAAAATAAAATAAACAGGATAGACATGCGTGCTATCCTGTCTTTTACATAGCGGACAAGGTAAAGAATGAGAAAGGTATAAATCTTTCTTTAAAAGGAGGTCCCTTTTACTATGGCAGAAACACCGAGATCGAATGTTAAAGAGATTAATATAAGTAGTGAAATGCGCTCGTCTTTCCTGGATTATGCGATGAGTGTTATCGTTTCCCGTGCACTACCGGATGCCCGTGACGGTCTGAAACCTGTACATCGTCGTATTTTGTATGCGATGAATGACTTGGGAATGACGGCAGATAAAGCATACAAGAAATCAGCCCGTATCGTCGGTGAAGTAATCGGTAAGTATCACCCCCATGGTGACTCTGCTGTTTATGACACGATGGTGCGTATGGCACAGGATTTCAACTATCGCTACATGCTTGTAGACGGTCATGGTAACTTTGGTTCTGTTGATGGAGACGCAGCTGCGGCCATGCGTTACACAGAAGCACGTATGTCCAAGATCTCTATGGAACTCATTCGTGATATTAATAAAGATACAATTGATTATAAAGATAACTATGATGGTACCGAGAGAGAGCCGGAAGTATTACCTGCCCGTTTCCCTAACCTGTTAGTGAACGGTTCTTCAGGTATCGCTGTAGGGATGGCAACGAATATTCCACCTCATAATCTTGGAGAGGTCATCGATGGAATCCTTGCATTAAGTAAAGATCCCGACATTACGATTCAAGAGCTGATGGAATTCATCTACGGACCTGACTTCCCAACTGCTGGATTAATTGTAGGAAGAAGCGGGATCCGTCGCGCCTATGAAACAGGTAAAGGTTCCATCACCATGCGTGCCCGTGTGGAAATTGAACAAAAAAGCAACGGGAAAGAAACGATTATCGTTCATCAAATTCCTTATCAAGTAAATAAAGCGAGACTGATCGAGAAGATTGCCGATCTTGTTCGTGATAAGAAAATTGATGGCATCACAGATTTACGTGATGAATCGGACCGTAATGGTATGCGTATCGTAATTGAAGTAAGAAAAGATGCGAATGCGAATGTCTTGCTTAATAATCTATATAAGCAAACGGCTCTTCAAACAAGCTTCGGTATTAACCTTCTGGCACTTGTTGATGGGCAGCCTAAGGTATTGAATTTAAAAGAGTGTCTATATCATTACTTACAGCATCAACGCGTGGTCATTCGTCGTAGAACGGAATTCGAATTGCGCAAAGCTGAAGCAAGGGCCCATATCTTAGAAGGCTTACGAATCGCCTTAGATCATATTGATGAAATTATCGCCCTTATTCGCGGATCTCAAACAACAGAACTTGCGAAACAAGGATTGATGGAGAATTTCTCCCTTTCTGACAAGCAGGCTCAAGCGATCCTGGATATGCGACTTCAACGTTTAACCGGATTAGAACGGGAAAAAATTGAAGACGAGTATCAAGAACTAGTGAAGCAGATTGCAGAATTGAAAGCGATCCTGGCAGATGATGAAAAAGTTCTTGAAATCATCCGTGAAGAGCTTATTGAGATCAAAGAACGCTTCAATGATGAAAGAAGATCAGAAATCGTAGCGGGTGGAATTGAGAATATCGAAGATGAAGACTTAATTCCAAGAGAAAACATTGTCGTATCCCTTACTCATAACGGATACATCAAGCGCCTGCCTGTCTCAACCTACCGCAGTCAAAAGCGAGGAGGAAGAGGGATCCAGGGAATGGGTACCAATGATGAAGACTTCGTTGAACACTTACTGACAACATCAACCCATGATACGATTCTATTCTTTACAAACAAAGGAAAAGCATACCGCGCGAAAGGATATGAAATTCCTGAATTCAGCCGTACTGCTAAAGGACTTCCGATCATCAACCTCCTTGGGGTAGAAAAAGATGAGTGGATCAACGCCATGATTCGAGTGGAAGAATTCGTGGACGACTGGTACTTATTCTTTACAACCAAGCAGGGTATCTCAAAACGTACGCCGGTATCAGATTTCGCCAATATCCGTACGAACGGTCTGATCGCCATTAATCTTCGAGAAAATGATGAGCTCATTTCCGTCAAACTGACTGATGGTGAAAAAGATATGATCATCGGAACGAAAAAAGGTATGCTCATTCGTTTCCCTGAAACGGATGTTCGTTCAATGGGAAGAACAGCTACCGGGGTAAAAGGGATTAACCTAAGTGACGATGACATTGTTGTTGGAATGGAAATCCTGGAAGAGAAGAGTGATGTGTTAGTTGTAACCGTAAATGGTTACGGTAAACGTACTCCTGCCAGTGAATATAGAGTTCAAACACGTGGAGGTAAAGGATTAAAAACATGCAACGTGACGGAACGTAACGGAGAGCTGGTCTCTGTTAAAGCTGTTACAGGTGAAGAAGACTTAATGATCATCACAGCACATGGTGTCCTTATCCGTATGGACGTGAATGATATTTCCACTACAGGTCGTAACACTCAAGGAGTCAAGCTGATCCGTCTTCAAGAAAGCGAATTTGTTTCAACAGTTGCCAAAGTTGAAAAAGAAGATGAAGAAGAAACGGAAGTACCAGTTGAAACTGCTGAGGGAATTAAACAACCGGACAGCGAAGACCAAACATCTTCTGAAGATGTTGAAGACATAAGTGATGATACAGAAGAATAAATGAAGGGTAAGCTGTTTCCAGTAATGAGGCTCTCATACTGGAAACGGCTTATTTTTTTGTGAATAATAACTATAACCTGTTAAATTTGGTAAAATAAACTAGAAGAAAAAGGTTAGAAGTGAGGTGTTCATAGTTGAAGGTACATCGTGGAGAGATACAATTAGGATGCATCGTAGCAGAAGATGTTATGGGAATGGCAGCGACCCCTATTATTCCAAAGAATACAGTACTTGAAGAAGAACATTTGAAAATCCTTCAAGCGTTTCATATTACTGAACTCATAATTGAGAAAACAAAATCGGATGGACATCCATTTAGAACACCAGTCTCTACTGATAAAGAGATAGTGGTGGAAGAAATCAATGAGCCACTCGGTTTCTTCGATCTCTATATGATGACCATCAGGGAATTTAAGAAAGAATTCATGAACTGGCAATCAGGCACAGCTGTAAATGTTGCAAGAGTGAGAGAATTAATACTCCCGGTTATTCAAAAGGCTGAACGTAACCATACATATGTGTATTCTCTCCATCAATATTCAACCAAAAAAGATTATCTCTATCATCATGCCATATCGGTGAGTATCATAAGCGCGCTCCTGGGTAAGAAGTTAGGCTTAAATTCAGGTCAGGTGAACCAGCTGGCTTTAGCAGGTATTCTGGCAGACTGTGGAATGGCCAAAGTCAGTCCACACATATTAACAAAGGAACAGCCTTTAACAGAGGGTGAATTTAAAGAAGTGAAGCTCCATACAGCCAACGGATATAAAATGGTTAAAGACACTCCATTGTTAAAAACGGAGACAAAACTGGCGATCTTCCAACATCATGAACGATTTGATGGTACAGGCTACCCGTCATCCGAGAAAAATACCCGTATTCATCTTTACTCCCAGGTTGTTGGAATCGCCGATGTTTTTCATGCCATGTCATCAGAAAGAATATATAGAAGTAAGCAGCCGGTCTTTAAGGTTCTGGATATGATCAGTGAGGATTTATTCGGTAAATTCGATATCAAAGTCGTCAATAGTCTTCTTCAACTACTGGGAGACCTGAGGACGGGTACCTCAGTAAGGCTCTCCACCGGCCAGTACGGAGAAGTGATGTACACCAAGCCAGGTGCTTATACTAAGCCCATCGTAAAAATAAACAAAACTGAAGATCTTTTAGACCTGTCTCAGCAAAAAGAGGTTTATATTTCAGAAGTTTTTGTTTAGAAATTTAGGGGGCGTCATTATACAATCGTTTATAAACCACTTAAATGAGCCTATTAAGTAAACCATAGGTTGAGTAACCAACCTATGGTTCATTTATTTGGATTTACCTCTTGCAAACACGTCCAATAGTATGTATAATATTATTTGTTGTCCGAAAGGCATTACATAATTGTTTCAGAAAAAACTTTTCTAAAATAGTAAAAACACCTTGACGATAATAACGATAAATGATATATTATAAAGGTCGCTTCAAACGGAGCGCTTACACATTGAACCTTGAAAACTGAACAAAACAAGACAATACGTCAACGTTAATTCTAGATTTATTTTTAAAGAGCTATTCAAACTTTTATCGGAGAGTTTGATCCTGGCTCAGGACGAACGCTGGCGGCGTGCCTAATACATGCAAGTCGAGCGGATTGATGGGAGCTTGCTCCCATCAATCAGCGGCGGACGGGTGAGTAACACGTGGGTAACCTGCCTGTAAGACTGGGATAACTCCGGGAAACCGGGGCTAATACCGGATAACTCATTTCCTCGCATGAGGAAATGTTGAAAGATGGCTTCTTGCTATCACTTACAGATGGACCCGCGGCGCATTAGCTAGTTGGTGAGGTAACGGCTCACCAAGGCGACGATGCGTAGCCGACCTGAGAGGGTGATCGGCCACACTGGGACTGAGACACGGCCCAGACTCCTACGGGAGGCAGCAGTAGGGAATCTTCCGCAATGGACGAAAGTCTGACGGAGCAACGCCGCGTGAGTGATGAAGGTTTTCGGATCGTAAAACTCTGTTGTTAGGGAAGAACAAGTA is a genomic window of Rossellomorea sp. y25 containing:
- the yaaA gene encoding S4 domain-containing protein YaaA translates to MAKEITIETEIITLGQFLKLAEVIQSGGMAKWFLSEYEVYINGEQDQRRGRKLTIGDTIEIPEVGVFVVAGE
- a CDS encoding extracellular matrix/biofilm biosynthesis regulator RemA family protein produces the protein MYIHVGEDVMVRTDEIIAIIDRDTVQFSEEIQHFLKTKDKNLCNLAKGSYKSLVITSNQLYLSPLASSTLKKRSKKYSNYENLL
- the gyrB gene encoding DNA topoisomerase (ATP-hydrolyzing) subunit B; the encoded protein is MEQKQAQQGQSYDENQIQVLEGLEAVRKRPGMYIGSTSGRGLHHLVWEIVDNSIDEALAGYCNEIEVIIEEDNSITVTDNGRGIPVGIHEKMGRPAVEVIMTVLHAGGKFGGGGYKVSGGLHGVGASVVNALSTELEVHVHRDGNIYYQKFEKGVPSFDLKVIGETDKTGTIIHFTPDPEIFTETTEYEYDTLANRIRELAFLNRGIQISIEDKRGEGKRRDYHYEGGIKSYVEHLNRSKEVIHEEPIYIEGEKDEITIEIALQYNDGFASNLYSFANNIHTHEGGTHESGFKTALTRVINDYARKNNVFKESDANLSGEDVREGLTAIISIKHPDPQFEGQTKTKLGNSEARTITDSLFSEHLETFLLENPVVARKVVEKGLMAARARLAAKKARELTRRKSALEISSLPGKLADCSSKDPSISEIYVVEGDSAGGSAKQGRDRHFQAILPLRGKIINVEKARLDKILSNNEVRAIITALGTGIGEDFNLAKARYHKIVIMTDADVDGAHIRTLLLTFFYRYMRNIIEAGYIYIAQPPLYKIQQGKKIEYAYNDKELDRILAEISPTPKPGIQRYKGLGEMNPEQLWETTMDPESRTLLQVSLQDAIEADETFDILMGDKVEPRRNFIEENAAYVKNLDI
- the recF gene encoding DNA replication/repair protein RecF; amino-acid sequence: MYIEQLELRNYRNYESIDVSFENKVNVILGENAQGKTNIMESIYVLAMAKSHRTSNDKDLIRWDEEYAKIKGRIQKYNGALPLELVLSKKGKKAKSNHLEQSKLSQYVGNMNVVMFAPEDLHLVKGSPQVRRRFIDMEIGQVSPVYLHDISLYQKILQQRNHYLKQLQTRKQKDQTMLDVLTEQFIEMAVKITKKRFEFVQLLESWAKPIHSGISRNLETLEIVYKPSLDVSDNQEWSKMVDIYEQKFDGIREREIDRGVTLVGPHRDDLQFIVNGRDVQTFGSQGQQRTTALSVKLAEIELIHSEIKEYPILLLDDVLSELDDYRQSHLLNTIQGKVQTFVTTTNVDGIDHQTLNEATTFEVEAGSMKRLK
- the gyrA gene encoding DNA gyrase subunit A, which encodes MAETPRSNVKEINISSEMRSSFLDYAMSVIVSRALPDARDGLKPVHRRILYAMNDLGMTADKAYKKSARIVGEVIGKYHPHGDSAVYDTMVRMAQDFNYRYMLVDGHGNFGSVDGDAAAAMRYTEARMSKISMELIRDINKDTIDYKDNYDGTEREPEVLPARFPNLLVNGSSGIAVGMATNIPPHNLGEVIDGILALSKDPDITIQELMEFIYGPDFPTAGLIVGRSGIRRAYETGKGSITMRARVEIEQKSNGKETIIVHQIPYQVNKARLIEKIADLVRDKKIDGITDLRDESDRNGMRIVIEVRKDANANVLLNNLYKQTALQTSFGINLLALVDGQPKVLNLKECLYHYLQHQRVVIRRRTEFELRKAEARAHILEGLRIALDHIDEIIALIRGSQTTELAKQGLMENFSLSDKQAQAILDMRLQRLTGLEREKIEDEYQELVKQIAELKAILADDEKVLEIIREELIEIKERFNDERRSEIVAGGIENIEDEDLIPRENIVVSLTHNGYIKRLPVSTYRSQKRGGRGIQGMGTNDEDFVEHLLTTSTHDTILFFTNKGKAYRAKGYEIPEFSRTAKGLPIINLLGVEKDEWINAMIRVEEFVDDWYLFFTTKQGISKRTPVSDFANIRTNGLIAINLRENDELISVKLTDGEKDMIIGTKKGMLIRFPETDVRSMGRTATGVKGINLSDDDIVVGMEILEEKSDVLVVTVNGYGKRTPASEYRVQTRGGKGLKTCNVTERNGELVSVKAVTGEEDLMIITAHGVLIRMDVNDISTTGRNTQGVKLIRLQESEFVSTVAKVEKEDEEETEVPVETAEGIKQPDSEDQTSSEDVEDISDDTEE
- the dnaN gene encoding DNA polymerase III subunit beta, which encodes MKFVIQRDYLVQSVQDVMKAVTSRTTIPILTGIKIIATEDGVTLTGSDSDISIESFIPNEEEGSEIVEIMETGGIVLQAKFFSEIVKKLPKDTVEIEVQNHFQTVIRSGQAEFNLNGLDPEEYPHLPQIEEGNGIKVSTDLLKTMIRQTVFAVSTSETRPILTGVNCQIENGELSCIATDSHRLAMRKAPIETNHDASYNIVIPGKSLNELNKILDDTEEPVEIVITENQVLFKAKHLLFFSRLLEGNYPDTSRLIPSDTKTELTLNTKEFLQAIDRASLLAREGRNNVVKLSTLDGGMIEISSNTPEIGKVIEQVQSQSIEGEELKISFSAKYMMDALKAIEGTEIYVNFTGAMRPFVLKPLHDDSILQLILPVRTY
- a CDS encoding HD-GYP domain-containing protein, producing MKVHRGEIQLGCIVAEDVMGMAATPIIPKNTVLEEEHLKILQAFHITELIIEKTKSDGHPFRTPVSTDKEIVVEEINEPLGFFDLYMMTIREFKKEFMNWQSGTAVNVARVRELILPVIQKAERNHTYVYSLHQYSTKKDYLYHHAISVSIISALLGKKLGLNSGQVNQLALAGILADCGMAKVSPHILTKEQPLTEGEFKEVKLHTANGYKMVKDTPLLKTETKLAIFQHHERFDGTGYPSSEKNTRIHLYSQVVGIADVFHAMSSERIYRSKQPVFKVLDMISEDLFGKFDIKVVNSLLQLLGDLRTGTSVRLSTGQYGEVMYTKPGAYTKPIVKINKTEDLLDLSQQKEVYISEVFV
- the dnaA gene encoding chromosomal replication initiator protein DnaA, encoding MENIGDLWSKALESIEKKISKPSFDTWLKSTKAHSIQGDTLVITAPNEFARDWLEGRYSQLISGVLYDITGEELVVKFIIPQNQEPEEFDIQLPPKKSMKDDDQQDINQNMLNAKYTFDTFVIGSGNRFAHAASLAVAEAPAKAYNPLFIYGGVGLGKTHLMHAIGHYVLEHNPAAKVVYLSSEKFTNEFINSIRDNKAVDFRNKYRSVDVLLIDDIQFLAGKEQTQEEFFHTFNTLHEESKQIVISSDRPPKEIPTLEDRLRSRFEWGLITDITPPDLETRIAILRKKAKAEGLDIPNEAMLYIANQIDSNIRELEGALIRVVAYSSLINKDINADLAAEALKDIIPSSKPRVITIQEIQRVVGEHFNVKLEDFKAKKRTKSIAFPRQIAMYLSREMTDSSLPKIGEEFGGRDHTTVIHAHEKISTLLGADALLQQQLKEIRESLKS